A genomic region of Papaver somniferum cultivar HN1 chromosome 7, ASM357369v1, whole genome shotgun sequence contains the following coding sequences:
- the LOC113296441 gene encoding auxin-responsive protein IAA2-like, which yields MEGSSSEHYHQWMLRENHDFAEEKKLELTLGPPGDDQVHHHQVHQPNYMNSSRTHNYNNHNLSFPWCSSSSSTTPSPSTFFQQQEYLDFAAATPQQNLCAGSSEKVVELQKNNNSDNNKACFAAATPAATITAANNNISQKRTSTAAAAPVVGWPPIRSYRKNLANSATKTVSELEKRKMPKENSVKMPENCRRKGLFVKINMDGVPIGRKVDIQAYDSYEKLSFAVDELFRCLLAAQRDASSCGIHNKKVEVKAITGLLDGGGEYTLVYEDNEGDRMLVGDVPWDMFASTVKRLRVLKSSELSTLRLCSSKQDSTIRASTVK from the exons ATGGAGGGAAGTTCATCAGAACATTATCATCAATGGATGTTGAGAGAAAATCATGATTTTGCAGAAGAGAAGAAGCTTGAACTGACTTTAGGTCCACCAGGTGATGatcaagttcatcatcatcaagtGCACCAGCCCAACTACATGAACTCATCAAGAACCCACAACTACAACAACCACAATCTTTCATTTCCATGGTGTTCTAgttcttcatcaacaacaccatCTCCTTCAACTTTTTTTCAGCAGCAGGAGTATCTTGATTTTGCAGCAGCAACCCCACAACAAAATCTTTGCGCAGGATCTTCTGAAAAAGTAGTAGAGTTGCAGAAGAACAACAACAGTGATAATAACAAGGCATGTTTTGCAGCAGCAACTCCTGCTGCAACAATTACAGCTGCAAACAACAATATTTCCCAGAAAAG GActagtactgctgctgctgcaccagtTGTTGGATGGCCACCAATTCGCTCATATAGGAAAAACCTTGCAAATTCTGCAACAAAGACGGTTTCTGAATTAGAGAAGCGAAAGATGCCCAAGGAGAATTCTGTGAAGATGCCTGAAAATTGCCGGAGGAAAGGTTTGTTTGTGAAGATTAATATGGATGGAGTTCCAATTGGAAGGAAAGTTGATATTCAGGCTTATGATAGTTATGAGAAGCTTTCTTTTGCTGTTGATGAACTCTTCAGATGTCTTCTTGCAG CTCAAAGAGATGCTTCTAGCTGTGGAATTCATAACAAGAAAGTTGAAGTTAAAGCAATAACGGGTTTATTAGACGGTGGCGGGGAATATACTCTGGTTTATGAGGATAATGAAGGAGATAGGATGCTGGTTGGTGATGTCCCATGGGA TATGTTTGCTTCCACAGTAAAGAGGTTGCGCGTATTGAAGAGCTCTGAACTTTCTACATTACGCC TTTGCAGCAGTAAGCAAGACAGTACCATACGCGCCTCTACAGTTAAATGA
- the LOC113296440 gene encoding uncharacterized protein LOC113296440, giving the protein MLTLFELLDPYLFSASQFCCSSIAVFIQIQGCLICLTLALGWALAAYVRKREVKRMRCSFKEGNNFAFLCHNINELEHSFQSKLPRVSVIMPLKGFGEHNLQNWRSQITSLYGGPLEFLFVVESTEDPAYEAVCMLLENFNDDIETHIVVAGLSTTCSQKIHNQLVGVEKMHKDTKYVLFLDDDVRLHPGSIGALTTEMEKNPDIFIQTGYPLDLPSGTFGSYCIYEYHMPCSMGFATGGKTFFLWGGCMMMHADDFRKDLYGVVTGLRDGGYSDDMTLAAIAGQHKRLITSPPVAVFPHPLASDLSFPRYWNYLRKQTFVLESYINRVNWIMNRALFAVHFYLSWGFVAPYIMAMVHTAAALRVYFRGYSFDGTSTTGGLVLVGCLAISTLIELLSMWNLTKVEIQLCNDLSPEGPPVSLGSYNWVLIFLAMLVDNFLYPISAIKSHFGQSINWSGVRYHLRNGKISKIDRKKESAFRYSDLAGKYLYGYKGAKNASFISYLTGGLVRRHQRRQSQD; this is encoded by the exons ATGTTGACATTATTCGAACTTCTTGATCCTTATCTCTTTTCAGCTAGTCAATTTTGTTGCAGTTCTATTGCTGTTTTCATCCAGATCCAG GGATGTTTGATTTGCTTGACACTTGCTCTTGGATGGGCTTTGGCTGCTTATGTCAG AAAGAGAGAAGTTAAACGTATGAGGTGTAGTTTTAAGGAGGGTAATAACTTTGCATTCCTTTGCCATAATATCAATGAACTCGAGCATTCTTTTCAGAGCAAGTTACCAAGAGTGTCTGTTATCATGCCTCTAAAGGGGTTTGGAGAACACAATCTACAGAATTGGAGAAGCCAG ATCACATCTCTTTATGGTGGTCCTTTAGAATTTCTGTTTGTGGTGGAAAGTACAGAAGATCCTGCCTATGAAGCTGTTTGTATGCTGCTCGAAAATTTTAAC GACGATATTGAGACGCATATTGTTGTAGCTGGATTGTCGACAACATGCAGTCAGAAAATTCACAATCAGTTA GTCGGCGTCGAGAAAATGCATAAAGACACCAAATATGTCTTGTTTCTGGATGATGATGTTAGGCTACACCCTGGATCCATTGGAGCCCTCACCACCGAGATGGAAAAAAATCCTGAT ATATTTATTCAAACTGGATATCCGCTGGATTTGCCTTCTGGAACATTTGGAAGTTACTGCATCTATGAATATCATATG CCTTGCTCAATGGGGTTTGCTACTGGTGGGAAAACATTCTTTTTGTGGGGAGGATGCATGATG aTGCACGCAGATGACTTCAGAAAGGACCTGTATGGCGTAGTCACCGGACTCAGAGATGGTGGATACTCTGATGATATGACCCTTGCAGCAATTGCAG GTCAACATAAGAGGCTCATTACATCACCTCCGGTTGCCGTCTTCCCCCACCCTCTTGCAAGTGATCTTAGTTTCCCCAG GTATTGGAATTATTTAAGGAAGCAGACATTTGTACTTGAATCGTACATCAATAGAGTCAACTGGATCATGAATCGTGCTTTATTTGCCGTTCACTTCTACTTATCATGGGGATTTGTTGCACCATACATCATGGCAATGGTTCATACGGCTGCAGCATTACGAGTATATTTCAGAGGTTACTCATTTGATGGAACCTCTACCACTGGTG GCTTGGTTCTTGTGGGTTGTTTAGCGATATCCACTTTGATAGAACTTCTTTCAATGTGGAACCTGACGAAGGTGGAGATTCAACTCTGCAACGATTTGTCTCCAGAAGGACCCCCTGTTTCCCTTGGTTCTTATAACTGGGTACTT ATCTTTCTTGCAATGTTGGTAGACAACTTCTTATACCCTATATCCGCAATAAAATCTCATTTTGGTCAGTCCATCAATTGGTCTGGTGTTCGATACCACTTGAGGAATGGAAAAATTAGCAAG atTGACAGAAAGAAAGAATCGGCATTCAGGTATTCAGATTTGGCAGGAAAGTATCTCTATGGGTACAAAGGAGCTAAAAATGCGTCATTCATCAGTTACTTGACAGGAGGTTTGGTACGACGGCACCAACGCAGGCAATCCCAGGATTAA
- the LOC113296439 gene encoding uncharacterized protein LOC113296439 translates to MYCNFMKSQAFPLVFRVSTKPICLKPSINTHSILNGFFLNPIETMKPRKFSSGSVSRTRNSSVVRVRGSSYQRDFNGDNRGRNGGNRTNRVSKLEKAGTEVSTRSSWEDAADNFFDKHGGRESVELIAKARTGGTGENRRGRIVIERDEDRVASDGKDEKIGGADFGGDKGRTRYTRVTDREDGSERRDSGRWNREDGSERRDSGRWNRDNGSERPAGGRWNREGGSEMRESGRWNRENGSERPASGRCNRDNDSAKAEFGRGNRENGSENPEFRRWNNESWGRNAWKEATESTLPKMVGEGIYGVGPVLAALSAGRREFYTLHVQEGLDLSSNNKKKKDKKGFEKVLKIAEKLGLTVIHTPKHDLNMIVDNRPHQGLVLDASPLEMVRVRELEPVSVEGEKAPLWVALDEVTDPQNLGAIIRSSYFFGAEGVVLCAKNSAPLSGVVSKASAGSLELMELRDCKNMMQFLASSADNGWRVLGGSVSSRALPLNEVPVGVPTILVLGSEGTGLRPLVERSCTDLIRIPGNIPEDISAADAEDENTEQVDRASSGEEFRSFLAVESLNVSVAAGVLLHHLVGVNNSNSSVANSEVNVLE, encoded by the coding sequence ATGTATTGTAACTTCATGAAATCTCAAGCATTTCcattagtttttagggtttcaacAAAACCCATATGTCTTAAACCCTCAATCAATACTCACTCAATCTTAAATGGGTTTTTCTTAAACCCTATTGAAACTATGAAACCTAGAAAATTCTCATCTGGGTCTGTTAGTAGAACTAGAAATTCCTCGGTAGTTAGAGTTAGGGGTTCGTCTTATCAGAGAGATTTTAATGGTGATAATAGAGGTAGAAATGGAGGCAATAGAACTAATAGAGTTAGCAAATTGGAGAAAGCAGGTACTGAAGTGTCTACTCGTTCTTCTTGGGAAGATGCTGCTGATAATTTTTTTGATAAACATGGTGGAAGAGAGTCAGTGGAGTTGATTGCTAAGGCTAGAACTGGAGGTACTGGAGAAAATCGTCGAGGAAGGATTGTGATTGAAAGGGATGAGGATAGGGTGGCTTCTGACGGAAAAgatgaaaaaattggtggtgctGATTTTGGAGGGGATAAGGGTAGAACTAGGTATACAAGAGTGACAGATAGAGAGGATGGTTCTGAAAGACGCGATTCTGGCAGATGGAATAGAGAGGATGGTTCTGAAAGACGCGATTCTGGTAGATGGAATAGAGATAATGGTTCTGAAAGACCTGCTGGCGGTAGATGGAATAGAGAGGGCGGTTCTGAAATGCGTGAGTCGGGGAGATGGAATAGAGAGAATGGTTCTGAAAGACCTGCGTCTGGTAGGTGTAATAGAGATAATGATTCTGCAAAAGCTGAATTTGGTAGAGGGAATAGGGAGAATGGTTCTGAAAACCCCGAATTTCGTAGGTGGAATAATGAAAGTTGGGGTAGAAATGCATGGAAGGAAGCTACTGAGTCGACCTTGCCGAAGATGGTAGGTGAAGGGATTTATGGAGTTGGACCTGTTTTAGCTGCGTTGTCAGCTGGAAGAAGAGAGTTCTATACTTTACATGTCCAGGAAGGATTGGATTTGAGTAGcaataacaagaagaagaaggacaagaaAGGGTTCGAGAAGGTTTTGAAGATAGCCGAGAAATTGGGATTAACTGTTATACATACTCCGAAACATGATCTAAATATGATTGTGGATAATCGGCCGCATCAGGGATTAGTACTAGATGCTTCCCCATTGGAGATGGTAAGGGTACGGGAATTGGAACCTGTATCGGTTGAAGGAGAAAAGGCCCCTCTTTGGGTTGCTTTAGATGAAGTTACAGACCCTCAAAATTTGGGGGCCATTATTCGATCTTCTTATTTCTTTGGAGCTGAAGGCGTAGTACTGTGTGCAAAAAATTCTGCTCCATTAAGTGGTGTGGTGAGTAAAGCTAGTGCAGGATCTCTAGAATTAATGGAGCTTAGAGATTGCAAGAATATGATGCAGTTCTTAGCATCATCTGCAGATAATGGTTGGCGGGTTCTTGGAGGATCAGTTTCTTCAAGAGCTCTTCCTTTGAATGAGGTTCCAGTGGGTGTTCCTACAATTCTTGTATTGGGAAGTGAAGGGACTGGGTTGAGGCCTTTGGTTGAGAGATCTTGTACTGACTTGATTAGAATCCCTGGAAATATTCCTGAGGATATTTCTGCTGCGGATGCTGAAGACGAAAACACTGAGCAGGTTGATCGTGCCTCCTCGGGGGAGGAATTTCGATCTTTTCTGGCCGTGGAGAGCTTAAATGTCAGTGTTGCTGCTGGTGTGCTTCTTCATCATTTGGTTGGAGTCAACAACAGCAACTCTTCAGTAGCtaacagtgaagtaaatgtgctTGAGTGA